The genomic window ATATACTAGATTAATTTActagagtagggctgctgtagtcttatgagtatagtcctTCGTACTCacaagtcgttttcaatgataaggcttctgaatcgacgattcacttcgttaaatatgatctagagtatttaaaacttctagaatataaatttcgtaattttttgaaatcataataaagccTATCAAGCGGGTAttaaatgaacagtcaaaatcgaacaacattcgaaaaatggatgatcggattcttcaatttaagatcagagttattaatctttacctagatagtgaatagaattttttatgaaaaattcaaCCTAGTTcaattcttttataccgttaaactagtaagtatttcatatcggccgttaaaaattgtcaattttgaaatcttttgatcgcAAGGtgaataatgtcgaaaaattatgaaatttgatttctagaagttttaaatattctagataatgtttaactgTATAAATTGTCGATTTAGAagctttattataaaaattgacttatgagtacgaaggcgatcgtactcataagagtataatagctaAACTCTAATTTACTATAGATccctttttataaaaaaaaaaaaaaaaaattgtaaacttCCAaatattgcataaaaaccctTGGTAACTTGTTATTTTCATGACGGCCCATCTATAATCATTCTCGGTTGTGCGTAATATCATTCTCTCTCTAGTCGAAAAAGGATGGCCCAGATCTCTGTATACCTGAAATCAACAGGATCCTCATGCTTCTTTGCATGGCAAGGCGATTTCAGTTTGCTGTTTGTCTGCTGTCGATTTCTTTACATGCAGAAAGTTGTGTTagttcttgtttttttttttttaagttcacCAGTCTTCCAAACTGCAATTCTGGCCGAGTCGAAGATTGTCAACACGGCAGCCGAGAAAgacaattttagatttttagatttttttttttttttagggtttccGGCCGCTTGTAATCTgtattttaaatgttttattatacttttctctctcttgcaAATTATTTTCCTTTCCTAATTGTATATGAGGTAAATTATGTTATTTAAGATTTAGCATTCTATCAATTTAAAAGTTTCCAGTGATTAAAGGGCTTTCACAAATCTAGTTCTTCCTAATGTATTTTCTAATGAACTCCCTCAGTAAGCTGctatataaataataagtaaaaaaataaaaaagaaaaagggaaaataatATCATACACCCTCCCcaccacaccacaccacaccacCCTTCAAAACATGATATTTCATAGAACCTACCCATCGTGTACgaaatccaaaataaaaaataagaaagaaaaaaagaaaatttgagtaGGATGAACAAAGAGAGTGCATTTACAATGAATGCTCCAATCTAACATCCATAGAGCAGCAAAAATTGGACACACAACTTTCAACCAGAAGAAACAAAACAGTCCAAGAAAATACCAACCGCCATACCTACTTGACAAAATCACATCCGTCGAACCGTACAGTTCGCACAACAAAGCTGATCACTGCACATTTCTTCAACTATACTAAACCAATATACGGACTAAATAAAAGCTCAAGCATTTGGAAACACCGACCAACTGAAACATAACAGAATGTAGAGCGAAGAACATTAGCCTCCCTTCGAACCAGAGCAGTAAGGGAGAGTCCATACAACAACCTTCGATCCCCTTCCGCCTCTTCAAGTAAGTTATTTTGTAGCATCGAACGAACAAACTCCACCTTGGTCGCAATAACATAAAGAGACGTGCAAAGAGTGTTTATTCGAAACTTCGTCTCACTGCACGATTCGTCTCCCATGGGACATTCATTTAAGTTAAGATCATAACAGAGAGGCAAAAGGATGTTCAAAGTCAGGAaagaataatttcttttttttacttttttttcttttaacttcaTGTACTGCTTGCTGAATTACAGTTTTCATGGCCCCACCAGTGATGGTTTTCCATGGCATTACATGAAACAGCAGCTCCTTTTCGCTCCGTACTGCTTTCTGCTTTTAGACCAATAGGATGAATATAAAAGATCAAGCCCCTTAGATCATTCAGCAGGATGTTTCCGATAAAACAGGAGTAAGGACTTGGAGACATTATCCGAGTAATagaacataaaagaaaaaaaaaaaaaattgaaaccagaaaagaataagaaaatttgAACATTTACAGACCCCCTAGTGGCTGGCTGTAACACATTAAAAAGACAATGCACAAATCCTTATCCATGCTCCATCCAATAAAGCGTCAAATGCGAAAACCTCAGGCAAAGTAATAAAGCTTGCAAAGTTTTCCTGTTCATTTTTCACAAAATTGGTAGGTTTAAATAGCAGGTCGTTGTTTAGGCAAGCAAAAACCTGAAAACGTCGCTTAGTGATATTATGCCCTCGACACGCTTGCTACCGGCCTCGACAATAATCACACGGCGAACACCTGAAATAAGGGAAAACTGTACAGGTAAGAAATGAAAACTCCAATTGTTTTCTTCCGTTTGTTTTCTTTATCTATTGAACATAACAGAAAACTCCGACTGTGAGATTTGTATTCGCAAGTGTGAAATGTTACCGGGGCTTGCCAATCGCTCCATCACTTTAAGCAATGTATCAGAGCGGAGGCACATTTGGCATCTCTGTCCATAGAAGAACCTGTGCGGCGAATTCGCATCTTGGGCAAGTTGCAGTGCCTGTGAATTATGGAGAATGAAGCAATTACATTGCTCACTAAATCTCCTTTTGTCTAAAGAATGTAGCAAACTAAGGCCTCATTCGGCATCatgtttgttttttgttttttttaagcaaaattTTGTATATCAAAAGGTGTAGAAGTAGACAGTGAATTGTTTGCAATCTTTTCATCCAAAGTGTTTACTtagacacaaaaaaaaaataaaaaacttgcaaacaactttttttacttaattttttttaacaagtaATCTACCACTTGACCGGATGCCTTGTAAGCTAACCAACTATAACAACAAGACAAGTCTTTCTTCCaacacatcaaattatatagaattagtgtttaaaaaaataaaaatatgacaaCAATATCAAACGAGGCCTAAGTCAACAATTTTTTAGACAAATTATGGAAAACTCTTTCTAAGTTGACATAAAACAAAACAGGTTTTCGTATTACCTGATGGATACTCATCTCATCAAGGTGAATATGGGTATAAGCTCTGTCTTTAGCCAATGATGTGATGTCACTGCGGATGGAAGAGCAAGCACTAGTAATTCCACagaacttgtttttttttaaaaaaaaagactccAGATATCAAAAGGTTGCCATCAGTTGTACCTTCTAGAATATGTATCCAGCAACGAGTCATTGTCATCAACAATAGGTATTGAACTTACACGAGCTGTAGTCAATAAACACAGAAACCTAGTGTAAGGTAACTACTATGAAATTGCAAGAGAAAAGTAGGAGCTAATAAAGTCAGTGTTGCAGTCAGAGTACACTGAAATCTGAAATATTCAAAGGCATAATTCCAAAGAAGAGTCTCTACTTACGAGCGCTTAAGGCACACTCAGTACACACATCcatgtatacatacataaatCTTAGCATAAGTATATAAATACACAAATCCTCCTCCCTTCCCCCTCCCTCATGTGTCTCACAAACTTATCTGACGATAATGGAAACCCACAATACCAGAAAGTCCACATCTAGCTGATACAGGCACAAGAAGGTAAATGATCTCTAGAACTTACAATCTCAGTTGAAAGAAAAGTCGAACATgccaaaacaaaattaaagtataatactagatttatatttaacaggaaATTCACTATCCGGCATTGCTTGAGAATCTGAATAAATTGACAAATTGTGGTCTCGAAAAGTTTAGTTTCAACCTTGAACCAACAAAGAAAGAGCAGAGCTGAGTGACGCATTTGGTCTCAACATGGCCAGTGGACGCCCACTTGGATCCCCAATTTTAGGAACCCATGTACCCAAAGGAATTGTACACACTGGTTGCTGTAGAGCCGGCAAAGCACTAGAAGAGTGTTTAAAGTACCTGCAGATACCTGaaaattaacaaacaaaaagaaaatctaagAAAAAATAAGATGGCAAAACCAGGAATATTGTATGAGATTagtaaaataatgtcaaaaataaTTGATGAAAGTAAGCCCACGAAAGAACAACTCACATTTCAAAATTCCTGAAAGGGATGCGAGATGCAGCAACTGCGGAAAGGATCCATCTTCTGATGTTGAATGGATGATTGGAACAGTGGAAACATCATTTTGCAGAATCATTAAAGCTACATCCCTCAAGGAATCATACGGGCTGGCCTAAACAACCCATTGGCAAGACACAATGAGTTTATGGCAACATCTCAATTACATtgttacacacacacacatatgtatatatagttcacctggaatactattgatagtagaaGAATAGCGTTTATTATCTactttttaacccttagattcctagggtttagtggtggtaGTTGGAATGGGCTAGAAAGCTGATAGTAAACactatttatttactatcgatagtatttcaaggatatatatatatatatatatatatatatatatatagagagagagagagagagagagagagagagagagagagagtagaatactattaatggcaccaagtcattggtgctattaggtttttggcccttggattaaggaatgtgtagttgaatgatagtggtcccctagagttgagtgggtggttggttgaatagtatgatctaaggggtagaaatggtcaaagaggtagatctaacggcggagaAAGTAATGCATGGTTACAAAAGGCAATTAAGCGTTCATAATagtcagagaaaaaaaaagtcttaaCAATCTTTTTATGGCTTGTAAGAAAATTCCTGGTAAGAAATGTAAAAGTGAGCTATCAGCCAACGGACCCCATTGCAGAGTCTTTAGTGTAATAGGTAACAAACTAGAGGAAATCCATATGCCTATGGTTGACATTACCACCTATACCACAATAAACCATCAGCCTTCATACCTTCAATACTAGTCCGCTTTTACTGAAGAAAAGGTTAAAATACAAGATTGGTCCCTAGAGTTTCACATTCAAATACGCTCACAGGTTTTAGTCCCTGAAGTTTTTTCCAATAGCTATTAATTCTTGGTCCTTTTCAAAGTTTCAATAGTGAAGGTTATATCTTCTAAAAAGAAATTGTTCAAAAAGTCACTCTGATGAGAAAAACATTCTTTTACTGCAAAAATGATCATAATTACAGACCAACAAAGCCAACTCATTGGATAAGAATCAAGTTCAGTTTCCAAAACAAAGGAATAACCTGACTTAATTTGTACTCCCCATTATAACCTAAATTTACCATGAATTCAGTCCAGGCATCTGTTTGAACTGTTTGTAAATATTCAGTACTTTAGTTAAAGGCAACTTCCAAGCTAAACAATTGTAATTGCATTAATATCAGCCATACAGGAACTTACATGCATTAGATGCCTTTGAAATGGTCGACCGTGCCCATCCATTTGCCGGTAAAGTTGCTGCTTTCCCCGTTTCCAAGCAGATATTGTGTGGGTCTCAAGCTCTTCCTCTGTTAGGTTTGAGCCATGATTTCCGAGCTGCAATAAGCACAAGATAATCTTTTAACAACAGTACAGAATCTACAGACGAGGAAAGAGTAAGGAAGTTGAAACATAGCACTGAAGAAGTAAATATGGCTGACCCAGCAAATTAAGCATTTCATAAGCCTAATAAGATATACTCTATTGCTTATACGTATTACAGAACTCAGAAAGGTTATTCTGGTCAAAATGACTTTGCATTGGACTAGGAATAAACCCAAAAATGTAATATCTGAAAATTGGTATTAGTTAGGTAAGATGTAGAATGCAGTTTGACCACATTCTACTAATTATAGAGCTAGTTCTGATAAGAGAAAGTAAagcttataattaaaattaaatagcacAAGTAAATTCAATTAAGCATAGAGAAATGTAACACATGATAAGATAGAGGTCCTTCTTTAATAAATACATTGCGAGTATAATAAAGAATGCAAAcatatattgaaaataaagaTGCCTTTTTGACAATAATCTCAGTGAACTCAGCTGCATGGGACATACCAAGCGATGTTAAATGCGCAAGAAGAAGAGACCAGGAAAAGGAGTAAAAGATATTGAAGTACTACCTCTCTCAATATTAATATGAAGTCCAATGGGCTAAGTACTCCAACAAATTGTCCTCTGTAGAAATCCCACAGAGGAGCAACAGGAATTCCCTGTAAACATCAACATAAGTTGATTTAGCATTAAGTGAACACAAAAAAAAGCTGCAATGTATGTAATTTTCTTCTTCTGGACTTTCATCTTCTGGACTTTCACTAACAATACCACAAAACTTTAAAAGCTCAGTGTTAGCATATTCATGTCCAATACGAACTCAGGAAATATAAAAGGATTAAGCACAAAAGGTTTTCGCTTCGAGATGCAAGCATGGAAATCAGAATGCTTTTGGACAGCCATATATAGGATGTAGAAACCTTTGGCATTTATAGTTGATAAAGGTCTATTTATACACTTCAACTTAACGTAATACCAGCTCAAGCATAATTCCGGGATGTATTAACAGGTAACTTCTTCTAATTGTCCAAAACCCAGCAAATTAAGAGGGGAGTAATCTCCAATGCAAATCAAGAGGAGGGGAAATGAACTTCTCAGTCTTCCAAGTGCTGAATCAAAATCTTGTATGTTTGGAAAAAAGGAAAGATGCACATGTAACAAGGCAGCAAAGATTAGGGTTTCATATATGGCATTACAAGGAGTATGACAACTTAGAATAGAAGTACCTGTTCATATAGAATATGAAAAGCCTGCTTCACGGGCAAATTAACATCAAAAGCAATGACCTGAACGAATGCTCAAAAAAGGCAAAGTTATTTCCCTCATGGCAAAGGCAAAGATTCAGGAAAACAGAAAAAGGAGGATCATCTGTACCTTTCCGGAGTTAGGGAGTAAATCATATGCAGTGTGTCGGGATAGAAAGTCAGAAACATGATGCCTCGATATTTCAATATCAGTCTCTGAAATTCTACGAGGGCTCACCTGCACAACACCATCCAACAGAATCACCTGctcagaaaataaataatggcGGTGCAACATAGACTAACACTAGATCCGATAATATCTAGAAAAAAGCTCATCTCGTCTTCTACAGGAAACATGCATACATTATTGCGAATAAAAGAAGTCTGTTCACCACAGTCATCTGTTCCAGTTACTCAAATATCCTAATTCTATTTTCTCCAATCAACTATGTGCACTACCACCGCAGGCAGCTATTACAATATCCTTAGTTGTATCTATACATATATCTATTTATTGGCTGCTATAAAGCTAAAAGTCGTCAATTGCAGCTTTACAAAGTATGTGTTCGACAAatgagttttatttttctcttgaGATGTATATTTTAGGTTGCAGAAGTGTTATTTATGGCAAGAAAACCAAGTTACACGAGTAAACAAATCATTGCATAGTGTTCTCAAGATATTACACTTCCTTGTTTCACCCCTCTATCTATGGGACCTAACTCATACTCTGTACCTgtcagatcgttggcgctaaccattaatcccaaaagctcgagctgttagaaatacgtaaccaattcacttaaagcgtacagatacagcgcccatgggtcttgattgtgactcggcccaactaacctcacgtcacttcgaacatgactcggcccacccagcctcacgccatttcgaatatgactcggcccaacatggccttccGCTACAagacaggatgctggcccatttaagccaacaatccctccccaagcacctgcacacatttgcagcatgcgggaACCGAActcgtgacctctggctctgatactactttgtcggatcgttggcgctagccattaatcccaaaagctcgagctgttagaaatacggaACCAATTCaattaaagcgtacagatacggcgcccacgagtctcgattgtgactcggcccaaccagtctcacgccacttcgaacatgactcgacccatctagccttacgccatttcgaatatgacttaccccaacatggcctcccgctATAAGGcgggatgctggcccatttaagccaacagtacCTACTcaacaaagaaatatattttttttcatgcatTCTCCACTGTCTAAGTCGTAATATGTTATATCACGGAAAGTAATTACTACCAGAAATGCAAGTAAATGTTTCAAGACATCAAAAGTGAAAGAGTAGTGATACCTACTAATCAATAGCTTTCCAAAAGACTACTTGAAACTAAACATCTCGCAAATTCTCTTCACACATGGTTCCAAAGTggctataaataaataaataaataaatatatatatatatatatatatatagagagagagagagagagagagagagagagagattatatatatatatatatagagagagagagagagagagagagagagatttaaattttaaagaaatgaaaaaagttTATTACAACATATAACAAATATCTTTCTTTACGTAGTGCATTTATTACCACAACAAAAGTTCACTCGTATCCTTACCACACTGTCATTATCAACATCCATGGTCGTCCTATTTCTAGGCGTGTGAGGGCTCAACAGTGAAGGCATAGGATCAACATCACCAGTCAAATACAAAGTGTTTACTATCCCATACTCTCCGGTCACGAAAGGCTGCCGTTCATCGTGCCGCCATTCTCCATCAACAAAGAATTTGTACTGCATGTATAGAACACAGTagtataaaactttaaatattacaGATGAAACAATTGTGTCTGAAAGCTTAACTGAATGGTCAAGCAAACGCACCAATATGTTCGCTTTGAATTTCATATTAGCACACAAATGTCTAGCAAATAAGCATTCTAAGCattctaacagtaaaaaacttaGACCAGATAAGTAACCTAAACTAGCAAGGTCTCAATGCAAGTTAATGACATTCAAGGATTAAATTTGAGGGTGAAAAAACCAACATTTAAATAAGAAAGTTACGGAgggcagggaaaaaaaaaaaaaaaaagaagctacaAAGACTGAAAAAACTACAGAATTACCTGATGAATGCCAGGAGCCAAACTGCAGATTGCCTGGAATACAGTAGGACAACCTTCCACAGGAGACATTGGTATAAGTTCCGACCACCTAAGGAAAACATCTTACAGAAATCAACACAATACTCGTACGAAAATTTTCGAGTAATAAAATGATGTGAAAATAGAGTTGCAAAGAGTAATTATCAGTTGACTGTACAGgctcattttattattttttcccatAGTTTTGATGGCAACAATGGGCAAGTCATCTAATTTAACAAAGGCTGATTCAACCTAAACAAATGTTTAAGATAAACTTTCCTCCAAAAGAATCAAAGAACATAAACAACAGAAAATAGACGTTGCAAACAAGAATTTTGCAGCCTCATTAGGTGAACCTGCAATGTAGTTGAAGTCTACCAAGACAGCTTCTAAGTGTCAATTGGTCTACGTGCAGTTTTTACAAAATAAGTGAGAATACTCACAAATTCACTGTTCCTCAAGTTAAATTTCATGTACCAATCCTCAATAAGTATACACCTCGA from Ananas comosus cultivar F153 linkage group 23, ASM154086v1, whole genome shotgun sequence includes these protein-coding regions:
- the LOC109728163 gene encoding sucrose nonfermenting 4-like protein, translating into MFSSGPDSSRDTPVAEGAVQILTRFVWPYGGNRVLLTGSFRRWSELIPMSPVEGCPTVFQAICSLAPGIHQYKFFVDGEWRHDERQPFVTGEYGIVNTLYLTGDVDPMPSLLSPHTPRNRTTMDVDNDSVVSPRRISETDIEISRHHVSDFLSRHTAYDLLPNSGKVIAFDVNLPVKQAFHILYEQGIPVAPLWDFYRGQFVGVLSPLDFILILRELGNHGSNLTEEELETHTISAWKRGKQQLYRQMDGHGRPFQRHLMHASPYDSLRDVALMILQNDVSTVPIIHSTSEDGSFPQLLHLASLSGILKCICRYFKHSSSALPALQQPVCTIPLGTWVPKIGDPSGRPLAMLRPNASLSSALSLLVQARVSSIPIVDDNDSLLDTYSRSDITSLAKDRAYTHIHLDEMSIHQALQLAQDANSPHRFFYGQRCQMCLRSDTLLKVMERLASPGVRRVIIVEAGSKRVEGIISLSDVFRFLLA